Proteins from a single region of Nerophis ophidion isolate RoL-2023_Sa linkage group LG10, RoL_Noph_v1.0, whole genome shotgun sequence:
- the svopl gene encoding putative transporter SVOPL: MADNLKTELVSAIHLQEVELSDRTSDGQHDVKNNSDTFTVEEAVEHIGFGRFHVMLFIIMGSTNIVEAMEIMFLPVVAPEIRCEWRLEDWQVALVSTMVFLGFMVCGVLSGYLADKYGRWKVVFGGFLWSTYFSFLTSFAPSYSWFIFLRSMVGCGVAAVSQGFVLKTEFIPANYRAVLLPLASIFWMTGTMLIIILGMLVVPTLGWRWMIRISMSPGIILIFLFQFIPESARFNVSAGNVQAALDTLNWIAKMNKASLPPGRLVEPVVEKRGNWRILVGPAFRRTTLLLWYSWFVASFTYYGSVLSSSELLEKNLLCVTDGDHEHQVKHLTEDERCYCIPFANSDYHTLLISCLGEVALIPVNICLLKVFGRKRSLMTLQLAAAVVFLMLNICTTMLGFTVILFLLRSLVSMNFTVVYIYTAEVYPTVARSLGMGFSTSFSRIGGMIAPFIAQVLMSQSVILALSPFTTACVLCAVGSFLLPIETKGRALQQIS; the protein is encoded by the exons ATGGCTGACAACCTGAAGACTGAGTTGGTCAGCGCCATCCACCTGCAGGAAGTGGAATTGTCGGACAGGACGTCTGACGGCCAACATGATGTGAAAAACAATA GTGACACCTTCACAGTGGAGGAGGCGGTGGAACACATCGGATTTGGAAGATTTCACGTGATGCTCTTTATCATCATGGGAAGCACCAAC ATCGTGGAGGCTATGGAGATCATGTTCCTGCCGGTGGTTGCTCCTGAGATTCGTTGTGAGTGGCGTCTGGAGGACTGGCAGGTGGCGCTTGTGTCCACG ATGGTGTTTTTGGGCTTCATGGTGTGCGGCGTCCTGAGTGGATACTTGGCTGACAAATATGGCCGCTGGAAG GTTGTTTTTGGAGGTTTCCTGTGGAGCACCTACTTCTCCTTCCTAACCTCCTTCGCTCCGTCCTACTCATGGTTCATCTTCCTGCGCAGCATGGTGGGCTGCGGCGTGGCTGCAGTGTCGCAGGG GTTTGTGTTAAAGACCGAGTTCATTCCAGCCAATTATCGAGCTGTCCTCTTGCCATTGGCCTCT ATCTTTTGGATGACAGGAACCATGCTGATCATCATCCTTGGAATGCTGGTTGTTCCAACACTTGGCTGGAGGTGGATGATCCGCATCTCCATGTCCCCAGGCATCATCCTCATCTTCCTCTTCCAG TTCATTCCGGAGTCGGCTCGCTTCAACGTGTCGGCAGGAAACGTTCAGGCCGCACTGGACACGCTAAACTGGATTGCCAAGATGAACAAAGCCTCTCTTCCGCCGGGACGCCTGGTGGAGCCTGTTGTG GAGAAGAGAGGCAACTGGAGGATTTTGGTGGGACCCGCCTTTAGGAGGACAACTTTGCTGCTCTGGTACTCATG GTTTGTGGCGTCCTTCACGTACTACGGGTCGGTTCTGAGTAGCTCTGAGCTTCTGGAAAAGAACTTATTATGTGTGACCGACGGCGACCACGAGCATCAGGTCAAACATCTCACTGAGGACGAACGCTGTTACTGCATCCCCTTCGCCAACAGCGATTATCACACGCTCCTTATCAGCTGCTTGGGAGAGGTTGCAC TTATCCCAGTAAACATCTGTCTGCTCAAAGTGTTTGGAAGGAAGAGGTCTTTAATGACGTTGCAGCTAGCGGCGGCCGTCGTCTTCCTGATGCTCAACATCTGCACCACAAT GTTGGGCTTCACCGTAATTTTGTTCCTGCTACGCTCTCTGGTCTCCATGAACTTCACCGTAGTTTATATCTACACAGCGGAG GTGTATCCGACTGTGGCCCGGTCGCTGGGGATGGGTTTCTCCACGTCGTTCAGTCGTATCGGAGGAATGATCGCTCCTTTCATCGCTCAG GTGCTCATGTCTCAGTCTGTGATCCTGGCGCTGAGTCCGTTCACCACGGCGTGTGTGCTCTGTGCTGTGGGAAGCTTTCTTTTGCCGATAGAAACAAAAGGTCGAGCTCTGCAG CAAATCTCCTGA